A window of Flavobacterium flavigenum contains these coding sequences:
- the cysS gene encoding cysteine--tRNA ligase gives MPLYTTQSLKIYNSLSGEKENFKPIHEGNVGMYVCGPTVYSNVHLGNVRTFMSFDVIFRYFLHLGYKVRYVRNITDVGHIVDDVDEGEDKIAKKARLEQLEPMEVVQRYTVDFHDILKAFNFLPPSIEPTATGHIIEQIEIIKKIIDTGIGYEANGSVYFDVVKYNETNNYGILSGRNIEDMLANTRDLDGQSDKRNPQDFALWKKAEPEHIMRWPSPWSDGFPGWHLECTAMSTKYLGNHFDIHGGGMDLKFPHHECEIAQNEACTGQSPVNYWMHANMLTLNGKKMAKSTGNNILPGEILSGDNTVLSKAFSASVTRFFMLQAHYRSILDFSDDAITAAEKGYKRLMEAIDALPTISAGNSSSINFGAWKQLCYDAMNDDFNTPILIAQLFEGVRYINLLKEGKETISAEDLKSFSATINAFVFDVLGLSDEKAADSNNDKLEGVVNMLIGMRNQARADKNFALSDQIRDQLIALGIQLKDGKEGTTFSI, from the coding sequence ATGCCTTTATACACAACGCAATCCCTAAAAATATACAACTCGCTTTCGGGTGAAAAAGAAAATTTCAAACCAATCCATGAAGGAAATGTTGGAATGTATGTTTGCGGACCTACGGTTTACAGCAATGTGCACTTAGGAAATGTGAGAACTTTTATGTCTTTTGATGTGATTTTCAGGTATTTTTTACATCTTGGCTACAAAGTACGTTATGTACGTAATATCACTGATGTAGGTCATATTGTAGATGATGTTGATGAAGGAGAAGATAAAATTGCAAAAAAAGCACGCTTAGAGCAATTAGAACCTATGGAGGTTGTTCAGCGCTATACTGTCGATTTTCATGATATTCTAAAAGCTTTTAATTTTTTACCTCCAAGTATTGAACCTACTGCAACAGGACATATTATAGAGCAAATCGAAATTATCAAAAAAATTATTGATACCGGAATTGGTTATGAAGCCAACGGATCGGTTTATTTTGATGTTGTAAAATATAATGAAACCAACAATTACGGGATTTTAAGTGGCAGAAACATAGAAGATATGCTAGCCAATACCCGTGATTTAGATGGTCAGTCAGACAAAAGAAATCCACAGGATTTTGCGCTTTGGAAAAAAGCAGAACCAGAACATATTATGAGATGGCCTTCTCCTTGGAGCGATGGTTTCCCCGGCTGGCATCTTGAATGTACTGCCATGAGTACAAAATACTTAGGAAATCATTTTGACATTCATGGAGGCGGAATGGATTTAAAATTTCCACACCACGAATGCGAAATCGCTCAAAACGAAGCCTGCACTGGTCAATCTCCGGTTAATTACTGGATGCATGCCAATATGCTGACTTTAAACGGCAAGAAAATGGCAAAGTCAACTGGCAATAATATTTTACCGGGCGAGATTTTGAGTGGCGATAATACCGTTTTAAGTAAGGCCTTTTCTGCTTCTGTAACACGTTTTTTCATGTTGCAGGCACATTATAGAAGCATTTTAGATTTTTCTGATGATGCTATAACAGCTGCCGAAAAAGGATATAAGAGGTTAATGGAAGCGATTGATGCATTGCCAACTATTTCTGCAGGAAATTCAAGCTCTATTAATTTTGGAGCATGGAAACAATTGTGCTACGATGCCATGAATGACGATTTTAATACGCCTATTTTAATCGCCCAATTGTTTGAAGGTGTTCGCTATATCAATTTACTGAAAGAAGGAAAAGAGACTATTTCTGCAGAAGATTTAAAATCATTTTCAGCTACTATCAATGCTTTTGTTTTTGATGTTTTAGGACTAAGTGACGAAAAAGCTGCTGACAGTAATAATGACAAGTTAGAAGGCGTAGTAAATATGCTCATCGGAATGAGAAATCAGGCCAGAGCAGATAAAAATTTCGCCCTTTCTGACCAGATTCGTGACCAATTGATCGCTTTAGGCATCCAATTAAAAGATGGAAAAGAAGGCACAACCTTTTCGATATAA
- the lgt gene encoding prolipoprotein diacylglyceryl transferase produces the protein MTHPLNIVWNPSEGIDLGFFMIRYYSLMFVIAFGLGWFLMKKMFERENESIDKLDSLFVWTVLATLIGARLGHVLFYDWEYFRNHLLEIFLPFKLEPEFQFTGFQGLASHGAAIAIIIAMYYYSKMILKRPLLWILDRVVIPVASGAIFVRIGNFMNSEIIGNETTSSFGIRFLHDTFSKNEAVNATQIANPADAYTAIATDPKFADLLAQVPAKHPTQLYEAFSYIFVFAILYFLYWKTSARLKSGYLFGLFLVLLFVVRFIVEFVKESQGGFESALGYFSTGQWLSIPFIIIGLFFIIRAQRNPLAAS, from the coding sequence ATGACACACCCTTTAAACATCGTTTGGAATCCTTCAGAAGGAATTGATTTAGGATTTTTTATGATTCGCTACTACAGCTTAATGTTCGTTATCGCTTTTGGATTAGGATGGTTCCTGATGAAAAAAATGTTTGAACGAGAAAATGAATCAATTGACAAACTAGATTCTTTATTTGTATGGACAGTTCTTGCAACATTAATTGGGGCGCGTCTGGGACATGTTTTATTTTATGACTGGGAATATTTTAGAAATCATTTACTGGAAATCTTTTTACCATTTAAACTTGAACCTGAATTTCAATTTACCGGATTTCAGGGACTAGCAAGTCATGGCGCTGCCATTGCTATTATAATTGCGATGTATTACTATAGCAAAATGATTCTAAAGCGCCCGTTATTATGGATTTTAGACCGAGTAGTCATTCCGGTAGCAAGCGGTGCTATTTTTGTACGTATCGGAAATTTTATGAATTCTGAGATTATAGGAAACGAAACCACTTCTTCATTTGGAATTCGCTTTTTACACGATACGTTTAGCAAAAACGAGGCTGTTAATGCTACTCAAATTGCAAATCCTGCAGATGCTTACACCGCAATTGCAACTGACCCAAAATTTGCAGATTTATTAGCTCAGGTTCCTGCAAAACACCCAACACAATTATACGAAGCGTTCTCCTATATTTTTGTATTTGCCATTTTATATTTCTTATACTGGAAAACAAGTGCAAGACTTAAATCAGGGTATTTATTTGGCTTATTTTTGGTTCTTTTATTTGTAGTAAGATTTATAGTAGAATTTGTAAAAGAAAGTCAGGGAGGTTTTGAAAGCGCATTAGGCTATTTCTCAACCGGACAATGGTTAAGCATCCCGTTTATTATCATTGGGCTTTTCTTTATCATCAGAGCACAAAGAAATCCTTTAGCAGCTTCTTAA
- the yidD gene encoding membrane protein insertion efficiency factor YidD has protein sequence MKVTTPFVLLVRFYQNAISPFTPASCRFEPTCSSYMIEALQKHGLFYGGFLGIKRILSCHPWGRTGYDPVPEKKCSHKH, from the coding sequence ATGAAAGTTACCACTCCATTTGTTTTATTAGTACGGTTTTACCAAAATGCAATCTCGCCCTTTACACCGGCATCCTGCAGGTTTGAACCTACATGTTCGAGCTACATGATTGAAGCCCTGCAAAAACATGGATTATTTTATGGTGGTTTTCTCGGAATAAAAAGAATATTAAGCTGTCATCCCTGGGGAAGAACTGGCTATGATCCGGTTCCTGAAAAAAAATGTTCGCATAAACATTAA
- a CDS encoding PorP/SprF family type IX secretion system membrane protein encodes MKKIILYISFLFYVTFSSAQQDPEYTHYMYNMSVVNPAYATGTAAMMNLGGLYRTQWVGAVGAPKTFTFFGHTALSEKIEVGASLISDDIGDGAKKENNFYADFAYVLQLQGKNKLSLGLKAGFTSLQTNFNGFRFTDPSTDLAFAENINVTKPNIGAGAYYFTDKYYIGLSVPNLLSSKHIEEKSGINALGSEEIHTFLTAGYVFQINDAFKLKPAFMSRFVSGAPISVDITANVLYNDKFELGAAYRLNDAVSALMNINITPSLRIGYAYDYTVSNLGQFNSGTHEIMLLFDLDLLGKGYDKSPRFF; translated from the coding sequence ATGAAAAAAATAATACTTTATATAAGTTTCCTTTTTTACGTTACATTCTCATCTGCCCAGCAAGATCCCGAATACACACATTATATGTATAATATGAGTGTTGTGAATCCGGCTTATGCAACCGGTACTGCTGCTATGATGAACTTAGGAGGTTTATACAGGACACAATGGGTTGGAGCAGTAGGTGCACCAAAAACATTTACCTTTTTTGGTCATACCGCTTTAAGCGAAAAGATTGAAGTTGGTGCTTCTTTAATTTCAGATGATATTGGGGATGGCGCAAAAAAAGAAAATAATTTCTATGCTGATTTTGCTTATGTACTTCAATTACAAGGAAAAAATAAACTTTCTTTAGGGTTGAAAGCTGGGTTTACTTCTTTGCAGACCAATTTTAACGGATTTCGTTTTACAGATCCCTCAACAGATTTGGCTTTCGCCGAAAATATAAATGTTACAAAACCCAATATTGGAGCAGGTGCGTATTATTTTACAGATAAATATTATATAGGGTTGTCTGTTCCGAATTTATTGAGTTCAAAACACATTGAAGAAAAATCAGGGATAAATGCTTTAGGGTCTGAAGAAATTCATACTTTTTTAACCGCAGGATATGTTTTTCAGATTAATGATGCCTTCAAATTAAAACCTGCATTTATGTCCAGATTTGTCTCCGGTGCCCCCATTTCAGTGGATATAACAGCCAATGTTTTGTATAATGATAAGTTTGAACTGGGAGCTGCATACAGATTAAATGATGCCGTAAGTGCTTTGATGAATATAAATATTACTCCGTCTCTTAGAATTGGATATGCTTATGATTATACTGTTTCAAATTTGGGACAGTTTAATTCAGGGACTCACGAGATTATGCTGCTTTTTGACTTAGATTTATTAGGAAAAGGATACGATAAATCACCAAGATTCTTTTAA
- a CDS encoding PDZ domain-containing protein: protein MKKYILLFFLLLTSFISDAQDDFLIERNKKKVVIPFKLINNLVFIPIKVNGIELNFLLDSGVDETILFSMEDKKEVSFKNVEKIKLRGLGSEEEIEGLKSTNNILVTHGLKSINHLVYIILDQDFNLSSHVGIPVNGIIGYKFFKNNVVEINYQKKKIFVHQNNENVRNNFDKNFKTIPITIERSKPYVMASAMVSGKNIPAKLLIDIGNSDSFWVFENDKIKLPKKNFPDFLGKGFSGDIEGHRAKISNFSLADFTFKNPIVSFPDSSSIKNVKMVADRVGSVGGEILKRFTIVLDYADKKMYLKKNNKFNEPFTYNKSGITVQHNGLQWVQETVHLETVRVGNATDENFNGKNNNDFRYKFQLKPIFEIVNVRKKSAAEKSGIQKGDVIISINNTKPYKYTLQQINNLLKSEEDIWINLEVERNSVLLKFRFRLEDEL, encoded by the coding sequence ATGAAAAAATATATCTTATTGTTTTTTTTGCTTTTGACATCTTTTATATCAGATGCTCAGGATGATTTTTTAATTGAGAGGAATAAAAAGAAAGTAGTAATCCCTTTTAAACTAATTAATAATTTAGTTTTTATTCCAATTAAGGTGAATGGCATTGAATTGAACTTTTTATTAGATTCTGGGGTTGATGAAACAATTTTATTCAGCATGGAAGATAAAAAAGAGGTTAGTTTTAAAAATGTAGAAAAAATTAAACTTCGTGGATTAGGGAGTGAAGAGGAAATTGAAGGCTTAAAATCAACAAATAATATTCTGGTAACGCACGGTTTAAAATCGATTAATCATTTGGTTTATATTATTTTAGATCAGGACTTCAATCTGTCTTCACATGTTGGAATTCCGGTTAACGGAATAATAGGATACAAATTTTTTAAAAATAATGTAGTAGAAATTAATTATCAAAAGAAAAAAATTTTCGTACATCAAAATAATGAGAATGTTAGAAATAACTTTGATAAAAACTTTAAAACAATACCTATTACTATTGAAAGGTCTAAGCCTTACGTTATGGCTTCGGCGATGGTTTCAGGTAAAAATATTCCGGCAAAACTACTTATAGATATTGGTAATAGCGATTCATTCTGGGTTTTTGAAAATGACAAAATTAAATTACCAAAAAAGAATTTTCCTGATTTTCTGGGAAAAGGGTTTAGTGGTGACATAGAAGGTCATAGAGCCAAAATTTCTAACTTTTCGCTTGCTGATTTTACATTTAAAAATCCAATTGTTTCTTTTCCGGATTCAAGCTCTATAAAAAATGTAAAGATGGTTGCAGACAGGGTCGGTTCAGTTGGAGGCGAAATTCTAAAAAGATTTACTATTGTTTTGGATTATGCTGATAAAAAAATGTATCTGAAAAAAAACAATAAATTTAACGAACCTTTCACTTACAACAAAAGTGGAATCACAGTTCAGCATAATGGTTTGCAATGGGTGCAGGAAACCGTACATTTAGAGACAGTACGTGTAGGTAACGCAACAGATGAAAATTTTAACGGTAAAAACAATAATGATTTCAGGTATAAATTTCAATTGAAGCCAATTTTTGAAATTGTTAATGTACGTAAAAAATCTGCAGCGGAAAAAAGTGGAATACAAAAAGGAGATGTTATCATTAGTATTAATAATACTAAGCCTTATAAATATACATTGCAACAAATTAATAACCTTTTGAAATCAGAAGAAGATATCTGGATTAATTTAGAAGTTGAACGTAACAGTGTATTGTTAAAATTCCGTTTTCGATTAGAGGATGAATTGTAG
- a CDS encoding gliding motility-associated C-terminal domain-containing protein, with translation MIKKYFSFIAFNLYFLVFLLNPTKFFSQCAGVDSSAPFEVCDIANSSSQAIDLFPLLGATAVPGGTWSDDDNSGGLNETTGVLNAQKILVSGLFHYTYTVEGINGCSDNSSTIEVIIGGYAGFAEKASACSDDTGFNLFQIFNGNSHLSPQSEGSWYNDTNNTPSPSVINATTFSPGTYKFTYTIAAIGSCPAVSSTGFVTIFRSPEPGKATPLILCEDSDFSIYSNLDLNDRISGEDPGGIWTDNNGVGQITFTKDHNINVQQIFDTYGIGEYLFTYTVLPTSPVCKIESAGVRIKIEKKYDFTGAKIEVKNDICESDIQTATYSATITQGVQNILNGQFYVTYNVSGPNGETKTILAGFTNGVLTFPLSSNYFRQPGSFTVRIINIEAFGSEKGCVNIINDLSDVLHVYKIPVLNGAVLTPAVTCQNKSTQAIISNASGLEDGDYSIKYNVSGSNTATGQSAAITVLGGNASFTIPSNLNSNSGNSIITITNITNAATPYCTNTANINGNLIINKLPDASNLKVEVLDDCINKPFKASVSGLGTLTDVTISYLLSGSNTAALQTISLAATNGKADFIIPAVLLPNTGPTAISIVNLVNNDNSCDVDLTTVSDAFALNPIPVAPTAADQSFCKIERATIANLVPNGSRYKWYNSSALTTPLANTYVLKTEDYWVTETSAAGCTSPATMIKVTVSDSSAPVLDADGQNFCGLENPAILDLSNNTNVASTVVWYDALSNGNLLAASTPLTDNTTYYGFDISASTNCISEDHLEVKVSLSHCDETEYETFFVPDGFSPNGDNVNDTFKILKIDFLYPNYSLEIYNRYGNVMFKGNRNKPDWDGRNLEGGGFGDGVAPNGVYFYVIHFNKDNKPPQQGHLYLNR, from the coding sequence ATGATTAAAAAATACTTTTCCTTCATTGCTTTTAATCTTTATTTCCTTGTTTTTCTATTAAATCCGACTAAATTTTTTTCTCAATGTGCGGGCGTGGATTCTTCGGCTCCTTTTGAAGTTTGTGATATTGCTAATAGCAGCAGTCAGGCAATAGATTTGTTTCCCTTATTGGGAGCTACTGCTGTTCCGGGTGGTACGTGGTCAGATGATGATAATTCAGGAGGTTTAAATGAAACTACTGGCGTTTTAAATGCGCAGAAGATTCTTGTTAGTGGACTATTTCATTATACCTATACGGTTGAAGGGATTAATGGCTGTTCAGATAATTCATCAACTATCGAAGTCATTATTGGTGGATACGCAGGTTTTGCAGAAAAAGCTTCAGCGTGTAGCGATGATACTGGATTTAATCTTTTTCAGATATTCAATGGGAATAGCCATTTGAGTCCTCAGTCTGAAGGAAGCTGGTATAATGATACGAACAATACCCCATCACCAAGTGTGATCAATGCGACAACCTTTTCTCCCGGAACTTATAAATTTACATACACCATTGCAGCTATTGGAAGCTGTCCTGCAGTTTCTTCAACAGGGTTTGTAACTATTTTTAGATCTCCGGAACCCGGAAAAGCTACGCCATTAATATTATGTGAAGACAGTGATTTCTCAATATATTCTAATCTTGATCTGAATGATAGGATTTCTGGAGAAGATCCAGGAGGAATATGGACTGATAATAACGGTGTAGGGCAGATTACTTTTACAAAAGATCATAATATAAATGTGCAGCAAATATTTGATACTTATGGCATAGGTGAATATTTATTTACTTATACTGTTTTGCCTACAAGTCCAGTGTGTAAAATAGAAAGTGCTGGTGTAAGGATTAAAATTGAAAAGAAATATGATTTTACAGGAGCAAAAATTGAAGTAAAAAATGATATTTGCGAATCTGACATTCAAACAGCCACCTATTCAGCCACAATAACTCAGGGAGTTCAAAATATTCTTAATGGACAATTTTATGTTACCTATAATGTTTCAGGTCCTAATGGTGAAACCAAAACCATACTAGCCGGATTTACTAATGGGGTTTTAACTTTTCCCCTAAGCTCAAATTATTTTCGACAGCCAGGCAGTTTTACAGTCAGAATTATAAATATTGAGGCGTTTGGCAGTGAAAAGGGCTGTGTAAACATTATCAATGACCTATCAGATGTTTTACATGTTTATAAAATACCTGTTTTAAACGGAGCTGTTTTAACACCGGCCGTAACCTGTCAAAATAAAAGTACTCAGGCAATAATTTCAAATGCTTCGGGGTTAGAAGATGGTGATTATAGTATTAAGTATAATGTTTCAGGGTCAAATACAGCAACAGGTCAATCTGCTGCCATTACTGTTTTAGGAGGGAACGCAAGTTTTACAATTCCTTCAAACTTAAATTCTAATAGTGGGAATTCAATTATTACGATTACCAATATTACTAATGCTGCAACACCATACTGTACCAATACGGCTAATATAAACGGGAATTTAATTATAAATAAATTACCAGATGCATCGAATCTTAAGGTTGAAGTGTTGGATGATTGTATTAATAAACCTTTTAAGGCTTCAGTTTCAGGCTTAGGTACGCTTACAGATGTTACTATTTCATATCTTTTATCAGGCAGTAATACTGCAGCCTTACAAACTATTAGTTTAGCGGCTACAAATGGAAAAGCAGACTTTATAATCCCGGCTGTGTTATTGCCCAATACAGGGCCAACTGCTATATCGATTGTCAATCTGGTAAATAATGACAATTCCTGTGATGTTGATTTGACAACAGTTTCTGATGCTTTTGCGCTAAATCCTATTCCGGTTGCCCCAACTGCAGCGGACCAGTCTTTTTGTAAAATTGAAAGAGCTACAATTGCAAATTTAGTCCCAAACGGAAGTAGGTACAAATGGTATAATTCATCAGCTCTTACCACACCTTTGGCTAATACGTATGTTTTAAAAACAGAGGATTATTGGGTAACTGAAACTTCAGCAGCGGGGTGTACCTCACCTGCTACTATGATTAAGGTTACAGTAAGCGATTCATCAGCACCAGTTTTAGATGCTGATGGACAAAATTTTTGTGGTTTAGAAAATCCTGCTATTTTAGATTTATCTAATAACACCAATGTGGCATCAACAGTAGTCTGGTACGATGCTTTAAGTAATGGTAATTTGCTTGCTGCGTCAACGCCCCTAACAGACAATACAACTTATTATGGTTTCGACATATCAGCCTCTACAAATTGTATTTCAGAGGATCATTTAGAAGTGAAGGTTTCCCTGAGTCATTGTGATGAAACCGAATACGAAACATTTTTTGTTCCGGACGGATTCTCACCAAACGGAGATAATGTAAACGATACTTTTAAAATCCTTAAAATCGATTTTTTATATCCAAATTATTCTCTCGAAATTTATAATCGGTACGGCAATGTTATGTTTAAAGGAAATAGAAATAAACCGGATTGGGATGGTAGAAATTTAGAAGGAGGAGGTTTTGGTGACGGAGTAGCGCCAAATGGGGTCTATTTTTATGTTATCCATTTTAATAAAGATAATAAACCGCCTCAGCAAGGTCATCTTTATTTAAATAGATAA
- a CDS encoding pyridoxal phosphate-dependent aminotransferase has product MPTISHKGRNMPESPIRKLAPFADLAKKKGRKVYHLNIGQPDIKTPEVAIEAVKNIDLTLIEYSPSAGYESYRKKLAQFYQRQNVNVNTEDIIVTTGGSEALLFALATITDPGDEIIIPEPFYANYHAFASSTSATVVPLVSTIETAFALPSIDEVEKLITPKTKAILICNPGNPTGYLYTEAEIKQLAGLIKKHDLYLIADEVYREFLYDGDDEHFSVMNLEDVQQNVIMVDSVSKRYSMCGARIGCLVTKNKQVLATVMKFAQARLSPPTIEQIACEAAIDTPQSYFDEVISEYKSRRDTLITELNKIEGVIVTKPKGAFYCIAQLPIDNSEDFAQWLLESYDLNGETVMVAPAAGFYSTPGMGLNQVRIAYVLNKKDLITAVNILKEALTAYNKK; this is encoded by the coding sequence ATGCCAACAATTTCACACAAGGGTAGAAATATGCCCGAATCTCCGATACGAAAGCTGGCTCCTTTTGCAGATTTAGCAAAGAAAAAAGGGCGCAAAGTGTATCACTTAAATATTGGTCAACCGGATATCAAGACACCCGAAGTGGCCATCGAGGCGGTAAAAAATATTGATTTGACTCTTATAGAATACAGTCCGTCTGCAGGATATGAAAGCTATAGAAAAAAATTAGCTCAATTTTACCAGCGCCAAAATGTAAACGTTAATACAGAAGACATCATTGTAACTACAGGTGGCTCTGAAGCTTTACTTTTTGCACTGGCCACAATTACAGATCCCGGAGATGAAATCATTATACCGGAACCTTTTTATGCGAATTATCATGCCTTTGCATCCTCAACAAGTGCAACTGTAGTCCCACTTGTTTCTACAATTGAAACTGCATTTGCCTTGCCAAGTATTGATGAGGTTGAAAAATTAATTACACCTAAGACAAAAGCCATTCTGATTTGCAATCCCGGAAATCCGACTGGATATTTATATACAGAAGCAGAAATTAAACAATTGGCAGGCTTAATAAAAAAGCATGATTTGTATCTAATTGCCGATGAAGTCTATCGTGAATTTTTGTATGATGGAGATGATGAGCATTTTTCTGTAATGAATCTAGAAGATGTGCAGCAAAATGTGATCATGGTCGATTCTGTTTCAAAACGCTACAGCATGTGTGGTGCCAGAATAGGTTGTTTAGTAACAAAAAACAAGCAGGTCTTAGCAACAGTAATGAAATTTGCCCAGGCACGTCTGAGTCCGCCAACAATTGAACAAATAGCTTGTGAAGCTGCAATAGACACGCCTCAAAGTTATTTTGATGAAGTAATTTCAGAATATAAAAGTCGTCGCGATACTTTGATTACGGAACTAAACAAAATTGAAGGTGTAATCGTAACCAAGCCTAAAGGCGCTTTTTATTGTATTGCACAGTTGCCAATAGACAACTCTGAAGATTTTGCGCAATGGCTTCTGGAAAGTTATGATTTGAACGGAGAAACTGTAATGGTAGCACCGGCAGCAGGTTTTTATTCGACTCCCGGAATGGGTTTGAATCAGGTTCGAATTGCTTATGTATTAAATAAAAAAGATTTAATAACCGCTGTAAATATATTAAAAGAAGCACTTACCGCTTACAACAAAAAATAA
- the folE gene encoding GTP cyclohydrolase I FolE: protein MINNEDFLDEIGDSHFSSNAKNPLREDAFVLSDEEKIEKIKKDVENILQTLGMDLTDDSIKGTPNRVAKMFVKEIFGGLNPSKQPKASTFDNNYKYGEMLVEKNITVYSTCEHHLLPIIGRAHVAYISSGRVIGLSKMNRIVEYYAKRPQVQERLTMQIVQELQKALGTEDVACVIDAKHLCVNSRGIKDIESSTVTSEFGGKFKDPQTKREFLDYIKLETQF from the coding sequence ATGATAAATAACGAAGATTTTTTAGACGAAATAGGTGACAGTCATTTCAGCAGTAATGCAAAAAACCCATTAAGAGAAGACGCCTTTGTCTTAAGCGATGAAGAAAAAATAGAAAAAATAAAAAAAGATGTTGAAAACATTCTACAAACTCTTGGAATGGATTTGACAGACGACAGCATAAAGGGAACTCCAAACAGAGTTGCAAAAATGTTTGTAAAAGAGATTTTTGGTGGCCTCAACCCTTCAAAACAGCCAAAAGCTTCTACTTTCGACAATAATTATAAGTATGGCGAAATGCTGGTAGAAAAAAACATTACTGTTTATTCTACTTGTGAACACCACTTATTACCTATCATTGGCCGGGCTCATGTAGCTTATATTTCAAGCGGACGAGTTATTGGTCTATCAAAAATGAATCGTATTGTAGAATATTATGCCAAAAGACCTCAGGTTCAGGAACGTTTGACTATGCAGATTGTTCAGGAACTTCAAAAAGCTTTAGGCACAGAAGATGTTGCCTGCGTTATAGATGCCAAACACCTTTGTGTTAATTCAAGAGGAATCAAAGACATCGAAAGCAGTACAGTAACCTCAGAATTTGGTGGAAAATTTAAAGATCCACAGACTAAAAGAGAATTTTTGGATTATATTAAATTAGAAACTCAGTTCTAA